Proteins co-encoded in one Chrysemys picta bellii isolate R12L10 chromosome 13, ASM1138683v2, whole genome shotgun sequence genomic window:
- the ATP5F1E gene encoding ATP synthase subunit epsilon, mitochondrial, whose product MVAYWRQAGVSYIRYSQICANAVRAAMKPQYKAEAEKAAGATIKIVKPKKE is encoded by the exons ATGGTGGCGTACTGGAGACAGGCCGGTGTCAG CTACATTCGCTATTCCCAGATCTGTGCCAATGCTGTCAGAGCAGCGATGAAACCACAATACAAAGCTGAGGCAGAAAAAGCTGCTGGGGCCACTATAAAAATAGTGAAGCCTAAAAAGGAGTAA
- the PRELID3B gene encoding LOW QUALITY PROTEIN: PRELI domain containing protein 3B (The sequence of the model RefSeq protein was modified relative to this genomic sequence to represent the inferred CDS: inserted 1 base in 1 codon): MKIWTSEHVFDHPWETVTTAAMQKYPNPMNPSVIGVDVLDRHVDPSGKLHSHRLLSTEWGMPSIVKSLIGACRTKTYVQEHSVVDPVEKTMELKSSNISFTNLVSVDERLIYKPHPQEPEKTILTQEAIISVKGVSVSSYLEGLMENTISSNANKGREALEWVISKLNAEIEEFTASAXRKHEDFYGSGSICGEIIVNTAISINRSK; this comes from the exons ATGAAGATCTGGACCTCGGAGCATGTCTTCGA CCACCCCTGGGAAACCGTTACAACAGCTGCTATGCAGAAATACCCAAATCCCATGAACCCTAGTGTGATTGGAGTTGATGTACTAGACAGACACGTAGACCCCAGTGGAAAGTTGCATAGCCATAGACTGCTCAGTACAGAATGGGGGATGCCTTCTATCGTAAAATCA CTCATCGGTGCTTGTAGAACAAAGACATATGTTCAGGAACACTCTGTAGTTGACCCTGTGGAAAAAACAATGGAACTTAAGTCAAGTAAC ATTTCATTTACAAATCTGGTATCAGTAGATGAAAGGCTTATCTATAAACCACATCCTCAAGAGCCAGAAAA AACCATTTTGACTCAAGAAGCAATAATCTCTGTGAAAGGTGTCAGTGTCAGCAGTTATCTAGAAGGATTAATGGAAAACACTATCTCTTCCAATGCGAATAAA GGccgtgaagcattggaatgggtaaTCAGTAAATTGAATGCTGAAATTGAGGAGTTCACAGCTTCAG AGAGGAAGCATGAGGACTTCTATGGCAGCGGCAGCATTTGTGGAGAAATAATAGTGAATACAGCTATATCAATTAATAGGTCTAAGTGA